In one window of Lampris incognitus isolate fLamInc1 chromosome 3, fLamInc1.hap2, whole genome shotgun sequence DNA:
- the use1 gene encoding vesicle transport protein USE1: protein MASSRLEINFIRLLSRCESIASEKRGETEWRLDKYVGALEEMLAALRKNPSKPTQEALTDYTRKVEFLKGLLEAEKLSSSTEKALANQFLAPGRTPTIASERMPATKTVHMQTKARCTGEMRNELLSTGLSGTGISETDLRNRRGLPRDERQSAAELDAVLQRHHNLQEKLAEDMLNLARNLKNNTLAAQNIIKQDNQTLSQSMRQADLNFEKLKTESERLEQHTKKSVNWVLWLMLILVSFTFISMILFIRIFPKLR from the exons ATGGCTTCGTCTCGGTTAGAGATCAATTTTATCAGATTGCTGTCTCGTTGCGAATCCATAGCGTCCGAGAAACGCGGAGAGACGGAATGGAGACTAGACAAG TATGTCGGTGCACTGGAGGAGATGCTGGCGGCTTTGAGGAAGAACCCAAG CAAACCCACACAAGAAGCGCTGACAGATTACACAAGAAAGGTTGAATTTCTAAAGGGACTACTAGAGGCAGAGAAGCTG TCTTCCTCAACAGAAAAAGCCTTAGCCAATCAGTTCCTTGCTCCTGGGCGAACACCCACGATAGCCAGTGAGAGAATGCCTGCCACAAAGACGGTCCACATGCAAACCAAGGCCAGGTGTACAGGGGAGATGAGGAATGAGCTACTCAGCACG ggGCTTTCAGGCACAG GCATCTCGGAAACAGACTTACGAAACAGAAG AGGGCTGCCTCGGGACGAGCGGCAGTCTGCTGCAGAGCTGGACGCTGTCCTGCAGCGCCACCACAACCTGCAGGAGAAGCTGGCTGAGGACATGCTCAATCTGGCCAGGAACCTGAAGAACAACACGCTGGCTGCCCAGAACATCATCAAACAGGACAACCAG ACACTGAGCCAGTCTATGCGTCAGGCTGACCTGAACTTTGAGAAGCTCAAGACGGAGTCGGAGCGACTCGAGCAGCACACCAAAAAGTCTGTCAACTGGGTCCTGTGGCTGATGCTCATCCTGGTCTCCTTCACCTTCATCAGTATGATCCTCTTCATCCGAATCTTCCCCAAGCTCAGATGA